The genomic DNA CTCTGTCGCGGATGATACTGGTGTCCACACCATCCCCGTGAGTGTGGACATTGAACGGGTGGAtgttccagaagaagacttATCGGTCTCCAACCACACACATCACAAACTGGGGgactcatcttcctcgaccCCTCGTAATGAAATGTCTGAATACTTGACCTCGTCTGCGGGAGATGCGGATGGCACGCTCAAAACGCAAGTGCCTGGAAgccagcatcaccaccatgtACCGCAAAATGCCTTCTTGTCGATCGGTCTGCAGACCTCGATAGCGATCGCTCTTCACAAATTGCCCGAGGGCTTCATCACCTATGCTACCAACCATGCTAGCCCAAAACTTGGTCTGACCGTTTTTCTTGCCCTTTTCATCCACAATATCAGCGAAGGCTTTGCCATGGCACTGCCTCTTTATCTAGCCCTTCAGTCACGCGGCAAAGCGATTTTCTGGTCCAGCCTTCTGGGCGGTGTCAGCCAACCGGCCGGTGCAGGTCTCGCAGTCCTTTGGATCTGGGGCGCTGGACGAACCGGTAGCCCCGGGGACGATGCTGACTCGTCCTGGGCCGTGTACGGAGGCATGTTTGCCGCTACGGCAGGGGTCATGACCTCCGTGGCCCTGCAGTTGTTCAGCGAGGGCTTGGGACTGACGCACAACCGGGGGATGTCAATCGGCTTTGCCATCGCGGGAATGGGTATAATGGGCCTCAGCTTTGCCCTGACTGCATAATTGTCATGATTCACTAGGCGTTTATTTGGTATACCTTGGCGCTTGAGTTTGAGTTACTATAAACACCACGCATCTCCATAGACAAAAAGGGAAGCCAAAGCGATAAAGCATCTAGGAGTTAAGCCTTTTTCATGAATGCGCAACGAGTGATGATTCTGATTTTGGGTTTTATGAGATATGTCTTTACCTATTCACTTAATTTAAAGTGTTGCTGAACGGAGACTCAACTCGCCCTTGCTGCAATGAGGGTAGCATTCCTTTTCTAGGGGTATTGTAGAATGTAGATAGGAAATGATAAATCAAAGCCTCTGTGTAAATTACGGCCTCGTGAGTGTGTTATTCAAACTAGGGTAACGCAGTGGAACTGTCTGGTAGATTTATGATATCACTAGGCTTGTTTGATGAGCCGTAGGATGAGCGTGTCCCCTTGTTGAGGATACCATATGTAGCTAGAAATCAGTAGTACTGCGGTGTAGGGTACTGAATACACGATGCGAGAGGGGGGAGAATCTGACATGGTTTCAGGTGACACAGATCTCGGGGTCATGTGCTGGGTAAATCTTACATCGAGTCATTCATTCTTTGTAAAATGGTTACTTGCTACTACTATATAAGAGAAGTTACTGCTAGGTTTGATAGTGTCGTACATATTCCCTTAAAACTAGGAGTAGATGGAACTGGACTTTGTTTTTGAGTGTCTCTATTACTCTGTACTAGTCTCTAAACCTGTAGATTAGAAAGATGTCGAAGGGTAAGTTAGACTAGATCATCTATAGTCTTTTTGGATAGCTGGAGAATTCATTCTTGAACTGTGAATTGTACTAGGAAGGAATACAGGTCATTGCTGGGTTGAATTTGCCTGCATGTTAAATATCAGTCCTTCAGTGAATATCAGCTATCTACTACATTCCAGTCTATGTCTACCGCACAGCTGAAAGTGGAATAGGTTTCACGAATTGTAGCCCTAGGGGAATGCTGATTTTCGCATTTATCATACATCTATAATACGCATATACAATACCATGTCCAACGCCTCATTTATGCACCCATAATCCCTGTGACTCCCAAGTAATTAAAATAGTATACAGTAAAAGCCAAGGGAGAAGGATTAGGCACCCTTTGCCTTCGCGGCGGCTTCTCGTTCCCTTTTTCTCGCCAGGTATCGCTCCTTTGCGCTCGAGACATCTCCCTCGGTCTTGCGACTGCGGCTGCGCTCTGCGATTTCTTTCTGCCGTGCTGCCTCGgccgcttcttcctctcgcgctttctcttccagttgcGAAGCAATCATCTCTGTTTGACGAGCGCGCTGGCCAGCCCGAGCGTTCTGTTGCTCTGATTGGAACCGGGACTTTGGCGCAAAAGCACGCGATCCAGCGGCAGCCGTGGCCGCAGAGGGCTGTTGCTTGGGTTTCGGGGCGGCATTGAGACCAGCAGACAGCAACTGCCGCTTGTCGACGACCTGTCCTTCGTCGTTGACGGCAATATGGGCACCCCGCGCATTGAGCTCCTCGGCCTTCTGCGCCTCTGTCTTCTCCTTGGACTCCTCTGTTTCTTCCGGggcttctccagcttgcaCCCGCCGTGCAGCCTCTTCCGTAGCCTTCATAACAGCTTCATGCTGTTGTTCGCCCCGAGATAGCATGTCCCTGTAGAAATCAACCATACCGGTACCTCCATTCTGTTTCCGtcgttcttcctcctgcCTCTCCCgctccgcctcctcctcttcaatccTCCGCAGTTCCTCCTGTTGCTTCTTATACGCAGACGTCACAAACTTCTCCTTATCAGCAAACTCATCGCCCTCAGCCTCCCGCTCCTTAGCCAGCATCCGATCCCGCGCGCGAAGCTGATCGCGCTTGCGAACCTCCGCACTCCGCAACAAAGACCCCATATACCGCGGCCCCTCACTTTTATTCTCCGCCGCcgctttccccttcccagGCTTCGCATGCAAACTCTCGTAAACCGCGTCGTAAGAATAAATTGAAGGATCAagctcctccgcctcctGCGCATGCTTCTTACTACTATGCATCGCAGCCAAATTCACATAATCCTTATTCCCCGCCGCagaaccaccaccacccttcTTCGTATTCAACCCAAACGAAACCCCACTATCCCCCGTCTGCTTCTCCGTAGTctcgtcctcgtcgtcatcgtccgCGAAAATAGAATTCTTGCTCAGCGGTTTGACGTTCGGTTTCCCCGTCACCGCTCCCCCGAACGGAACTCTGCGCTTCGCGGGAGGTTCCGTCGTCGACACCTTCGCAGACGAGGACGAGGCGGCTTTTGTCTCTTCTAGTCCGCCGATTGTGGAGATCTCGACTTCCCCGCTTCCGGTGTCTTTGCTTTCCGTGTCTGAGTCTGAGTCAAAGATTGTTTTCTTGCGCTTTTGCCCGAGGGCCCCCGGTGCGCCTGGGCGCGCGTTTGGTTGTTTTTTGTTTGCGAGGTTGAGGCCGTAGGAGAATGTTGGGGGTGGCATTTTGGAGTTTGAGGTTTTGTTCTGAGTGCTGGATGTTGGGTCCGTGTTCGGGGTTGCTTCGGGGCTGGACCTGATTCTGGATGATGGCGGTCACGTGGTGATAGGATTATCTTATCGGTGTGGCTTATCGTATAGTTCTTGTTTGGAGTTTAGGGAGTATCGATGGTGTTTGTGGGCAGGTAAGTTGTTTGGCTACCGATTATGTCTATGGGTTGCTTATACCCAGATCACTATACAAATCCTACTaggatatagatatagtataagGAGATACTATTAttgtcagaggaatatctactagtcagggtagaaGACCTCTCAACGAGGTAAGGATACATAGGCAAAACGTCAGGCAGTAGATGTTGAATATAAGACTAATTCTTGATTTTTTCCACTATCAACAGAGTGAATTTATAGCCAAAGGCCCCTAGCATTTTCAGTATACAATTTCCAGGCAGGGCAATTATACGTCACTTAAAAGCCCGCGGATATAGACTCCGACGTTGCCGTTCGGCCACCGAGTTGTCCATACACTTGGGGCATGGTATACTGTACTGTCACCTTGCAGGATCGTTACCAAATCTGTGATACTTATATAGTATTTTACTGTTTAGTATAATTCTTCGGCATAAGAGTGAAGGTAAGACTGTAATTATATGTGATTCAGGCGAAATGTACGGTTCTTATGTCCGAAGGCTTTGCAACCTCAGGGGTACGCAAGTCTTACACAGTAGTGCAATTCTATCTATGTGGATCCTCGAAATCAATCGACGGCCGACCTCGTTCAACGAAGCCATTCGCACTATAGGCGAGCCGGATCGAAAtcacatatatatattttcgtCAATGCTAGGTAATAGGTACTAAGCTTCCAGTTCTAGACTAAGTTAGAATTCCCGTGAGATTTACACCTGATCTTTTTTTCAACCCAGCGAATATTATAATTGGTTGGCTGGGCCTACTACAAATGTCCCGTTATAAGGAAttttgtactccgtatgggACTTCATTCCAAGTCTCAGACACCTTTTTAATTGCTTATATCGGACTTGCTTACATAGAGCTTTTGCTGTATAATTAACCAATAATTATCAATACAGACATTTCATAAAGGATAGGATTATGTGACCTTTTAgtcttgtggaatatcgggcccTGGCGATATTGAACATCCTATCTCCTAAAGACAGTATCCACGTTTTGAAATCCGAATCTAATTGGAGAATTAGACATGTGAGCCGACCCAAATCGGATTATTTCTACAGTTCAAGTACCTGTAGTAGCTAGTATTTTTACATGCACACCGATCCCTCTTTAGCGGGCTAGTTGACACGGTACCCTCTACGACCAATTTCTGGCACGAGTATAATCCAACTGCTGGATGCTTTTTTCGAGCATTCGGTTCTGGCAGTTATAGAACAGATAGATCTGTTAGATTCCCAGTCCACTAACTCAACCTTAGACGAAAATCATGGATGACGGTAGACCGTTGGCCTCGGTCAGATTTGCGGCATGGGGCGCAGCTGGTTATATATAGTGTGAGAGAAAGCGCTAAGATCTCACTAAACATCCATGCCTAAACTTTATGTTCACCCCCCTAGAACCGATCACTGTGCATTCATCGGCCCGGCAGATAACTTTAGATAACCACGAAATGAGTGTTGGACTTCCGCCAAAGCACAATCACATGTAAATAGATCTATAATTCCGTGGCTGACGCCCACCAGGCGTACATAAGGCAGAATCGAATAGCTATCGGATTGGGGGCCCTTCTGTTGGAATTTTTAAGTAGAATCTAACCATTGACTCCTGAGAAAATATACACGAGGAAAATATGctcaaagaacaaacagGTATAAGCAGGAAAGTGGTATTAAGAAAGcgggaaaaaagagaagaaaagaaacggagAGGTCACAGCCATTTTCTTCCCGCAGCCGTAACCCTCGACCTGAAGACGGGACTCTTAATCTCCATTCCTTGTCTGTAGAATGGGCTCATCACCGTCTTGACATAATTTTCGTAAACCTCGTTCATGAATTGGCGCACGGCCTCCTCGGTCTGCGGGGAGGTCGGGTTCGCCCCGATTGAACTGGATGACGCGCGGCTGGAACTACCACCTCCTAGAGCAGAGGCCGAGAAACTTGCTCCTAgtatggaagaagatccgctTCCGGtagaggaggtggaggggagtTGAGGGGGTTGATGTAAGAGGAGAAAGCGGGCGCCGGAGGGAGCGAGGAAGGCGGAGATGTAGGCTGAGGCAGGGGGATAGGTGTCGATGTGTTTTAGATACCTTCATATTTTATGTTTTTAGTATGCAGCCTGTATCAAATCAAGCACGTCAGAAACGCAAAGGGGAGACAAACAGGTTCCCATTCATCCACTGGGCTTCCTCAACAATGTCCAGACTTGAATGGATAATGAATTGGTTCATATATTGTGCGGTATCCGGAAAGCGGAAGCGGGCAATTCCATCGCCACCACCTTTGGAGGTGCCGAAGGCGATGTTGAACAAAGGGACATccgtggaggagaggatggtGAAGTAGTAGGACATTTGTATTTGTCAACTTCGAGGGAGTATTGGTTCAGGGAAACCATGATGATGTACGGGGAGTAGATAATGGAATGCGAGTCACGTGGCGATAAGATACTAGTTATCTCCATATGGTTTCTTGATTGATGTTGTTTTCCCCCCTTGCGTGACTCCTATTTCTTTCCAgagattattttcttttttaagCTCACATGTACTGGCACAGACTCGACAGTAATTCCTAATAATCATGTGCTCCAGCATAAACCCTGCCCCATTTGGTGCTGGATCCTGCAGTAGTGGACTGACTAGCGGCAATAGGATgctacatacatacgtacaaGCATTCTCCCTACATTGCTGGCAACGCGTCCTCTATGCCCGGAAGGGATATCAATCTCAAATGATCTATACTGCCCTGTGTATCAGCTCTTTGATAGCTACAGTGAATCTACTACACTTCACCTCAAGATGTGCAACAACTCAATCTAAGCATTCTGCATACCACATGCATGAGAAACCTGAAAAAAGCCACAATGAGACGTCATAACACTGATTACATGTAATCTGGAAGTACCGGAAAGTACCAGCATGTTGTCTTGGGCTGGCTTTGTGGGACTACTCCACCCATCGTGATCTACAATGAATACTCTGATCGACCCAGCAATCTAGTCCCCCCTGGCTTTGATGCTATCCTGTCTCTCAGAGACACCAGGGGATGTATAATAGTAGCTCAAATCGCCCTCCTTCTGGCGATCTGACTGAGTTCTTCTGTAACTCATCACAGTATATTTGCTTTCCTATGATTGCTTCGTGGATCATAGCCCCATTTCACCAA from Aspergillus oryzae RIB40 DNA, chromosome 7 includes the following:
- a CDS encoding Zn(2+) transporter ZRT3 (zinc transporter and related ZIP domain-containing proteins) codes for the protein MAASNDVRGWIMSGVSGVACILGSAVICVDVLLRHFSRGKGFQIVNNNAFLSASLCLSAGVMLFTSLYSMLPTSKEYLTRAGWSPAAAAYSLIGLFLAGVIVIRFLSALLHRYIPSHIVGCAHSHEPDANSADPERGHGHHHAHHSEDHHGWTERTPLLARASKSSPAAPHAGSEAHSHSAVFPAGTWRVRLGRRLSRMVGVKTQCDKDGPCYGFSQTCGAECSKTLIAPEVSVADDTGVHTIPVSVDIERVDVPEEDLSVSNHTHHKLGDSSSSTPRNEMSEYLTSSAGDADGTLKTQVPGSQHHHHVPQNAFLSIGLQTSIAIALHKLPEGFITYATNHASPKLGLTVFLALFIHNISEGFAMALPLYLALQSRGKAIFWSSLLGGVSQPAGAGLAVLWIWGAGRTGSPGDDADSSWAVYGGMFAATAGVMTSVALQLFSEGLGLTHNRGMSIGFAIAGMGIMGLSFALTA
- a CDS encoding splicing regulator NSRP1-like domain-containing protein (predicted protein) is translated as MPPPTFSYGLNLANKKQPNARPGAPGALGQKRKKTIFDSDSDTESKDTGSGEVEISTIGGLEETKAASSSSAKVSTTEPPAKRRVPFGGAVTGKPNVKPLSKNSIFADDDDEDETTEKQTGDSGVSFGLNTKKGGGGSAAGNKDYVNLAAMHSSKKHAQEAEELDPSIYSYDAVYESLHAKPGKGKAAAENKSEGPRYMGSLLRSAEVRKRDQLRARDRMLAKEREAEGDEFADKEKFVTSAYKKQQEELRRIEEEEAERERQEEERRKQNGGTGMVDFYRDMLSRGEQQHEAVMKATEEAARRVQAGEAPEETEESKEKTEAQKAEELNARGAHIAVNDEGQVVDKRQLLSAGLNAAPKPKQQPSAATAAAGSRAFAPKSRFQSEQQNARAGQRARQTEMIASQLEEKAREEEAAEAARQKEIAERSRSRKTEGDVSSAKERYLARKREREAAAKAKGA
- a CDS encoding TRAPP subunit TRS20 (predicted protein) is translated as MSYYFTILSSTDVPLFNIAFGTSKGGGDGIARFRFPDTAQYMNQFIIHSSLDIVEEAQWMNGNLYLKHIDTYPPASAYISAFLAPSGARFLLLHQPPQLPSTSSTGSGSSSILGASFSASALGGGSSSRASSSSIGANPTSPQTEEAVRQFMNEVYENYVKTVMSPFYRQGMEIKSPVFRSRVTAAGRKWL